From the uncultured Methanomethylovorans sp. genome, the window TTCCCCTATGAATTAGTTTTACAGATGAGATTAAATGGTTCTACGCATTTGAATTTTGTACAAATATAATATGTGGTAAAAGGTATTCTATGTACTAGTAATATGTCTATATATCTCTCTTCATTTGAACAATTTATACAATTACATTTACAGCATTCAACGGATCATTTCCGATCTTTGTTTATGTTACTGTAATACATGCACTCTTCCCTTGAGAACAGTGGCATCTCTACAGAACCTTTTACCATCTTCACAGGTGCCCCTCTTATTACTACGGCAGGGATGCCCTCACCTGCTTCTCCCATTACAAGTTGTGCAGCAGAAACCATATTGTCAGCAACTGCTTTTCTGGTTATCTTCAGTTCCTTGCCAAAAAGGTCAAATGAACCTCTTGCATCTTCCACAGGTTCTATGCCAGAAGTTCCAAGGGCTATTCCCACACATCCTAGTCTTAATGGTTGGGTACGACTGTCACCAACAATTACACCTATATGGCATGAACAGGATTTTTCAAGCCCTTGCCTTATCATAGCTGCACTTTTTTGTGGATCCTTTGGTAAAAGCACTACGCAGCCTTCAGGTGCATTTGAGCTGTCTATCCCCGCATTCGGTGAAAGTGCTCCTCTGGTAATGGTCAGCGCTGCTCCCGGCACTCCACCAAATATCTCATCGCATTCCTCGATTATTAACTGCATTTCTCTAGGATCAAGTTGATATTTCTGTGCAAGCTCAAGAGCCTCGGA encodes:
- the cofE gene encoding coenzyme F420-0:L-glutamate ligase; translated protein: MNNEKYEPSGNKAPMQLIGIRTPIIRKGEDIVQILVDSMKKQRIYLQNTDVIVLAESAVATSEGRLVSLSDIDPTSEALELAQKYQLDPREMQLIIEECDEIFGGVPGAALTITRGALSPNAGIDSSNAPEGCVVLLPKDPQKSAAMIRQGLEKSCSCHIGVIVGDSRTQPLRLGCVGIALGTSGIEPVEDARGSFDLFGKELKITRKAVADNMVSAAQLVMGEAGEGIPAVVIRGAPVKMVKGSVEMPLFSREECMYYSNINKDRK